Proteins from a single region of Candidatus Saccharimonadales bacterium:
- a CDS encoding PrgI family protein, with translation MAVYKVPQDVEADDKLIGPFSFRQFIYLIIAAISIALAWGLSQLFIPLAIIPLPVIIFFGALALPLKKDQPMETYLAAVVSFYLKPRKRLWQPDGIQSLVEITAPKVVEIQRSKSLSQSEAEQRLSYLADIVDTQGWAVRGVSTPAVDTAMQNDAYFEAQQAEDILDSSGGVAQSFDSMISQSDAKRHQEMMARMQQPPTMQASIPQVADPYATLTPTPPVASAVDPSVTFNPYPNSMHQTVINPLGSQPAKPAQAAPVVTAPPQPAPVAPNPPTITSEKVVSPDIINLANNSDLSIETIAHEANRIHQKEEKLPEDEVIISLR, from the coding sequence ATGGCAGTGTATAAAGTACCCCAAGATGTCGAAGCTGACGACAAGCTCATCGGGCCGTTTAGCTTTCGCCAATTTATCTATTTGATCATCGCGGCGATTTCGATTGCGCTCGCCTGGGGACTGAGTCAATTATTTATTCCACTTGCGATTATTCCTTTGCCGGTAATTATCTTTTTTGGAGCGTTAGCATTGCCGCTCAAAAAAGACCAGCCAATGGAAACATATCTTGCAGCAGTCGTATCGTTTTACTTAAAACCGCGAAAACGCCTGTGGCAGCCCGATGGTATTCAATCGCTCGTCGAAATTACTGCGCCAAAAGTCGTTGAAATTCAACGGTCTAAAAGTCTGTCTCAAAGCGAAGCCGAGCAACGGTTATCTTATCTAGCTGATATCGTCGACACACAAGGTTGGGCTGTTCGAGGCGTCAGTACGCCAGCAGTCGATACCGCGATGCAAAATGACGCCTATTTTGAAGCGCAGCAGGCGGAAGATATCCTAGATAGTTCGGGTGGCGTAGCGCAGTCATTTGACAGCATGATTAGTCAGTCAGATGCAAAACGACACCAGGAAATGATGGCGCGCATGCAACAACCGCCCACAATGCAGGCATCGATCCCGCAAGTTGCCGATCCGTATGCTACATTGACGCCCACACCCCCTGTAGCAAGTGCCGTAGATCCTTCAGTAACATTCAATCCTTATCCTAATTCGATGCACCAGACGGTTATTAACCCACTCGGTAGTCAGCCAGCAAAACCAGCCCAGGCAGCTCCAGTCGTAACAGCTCCTCCGCAGCCTGCCCCCGTTGCGCCAAATCCGCCTACAATCACTAGCGAAAAGGTTGTATCACCTGATATAATAAACCTTGCAAATAACTCCGATTTATCTATCGAGACAATTGCGCATGAAGCTAACCGCATTCATCAAAAGGAAGAAAAACTTCCAGAAGATGAAGTTATTATCTCTTTGCGTTAG